A stretch of Imperialibacter roseus DNA encodes these proteins:
- a CDS encoding RagB/SusD family nutrient uptake outer membrane protein: MKKATLIILFLVTGFGCTNFLDPEPVALLIDDLALNEAKDVPSVEIGLYGAFRGIAAPKVIAGDMTADMLIHIGTFNQYREFSNKQITSTNASAAALWGSIYRTIYVANFILEKLPGVPGVTEAERNEVTATARFLRGYAYFVGVYTFGAMPITTTSDLESNRNVPRSSVEDLLAFIEADYAAASGDALPESPVNAGFVSQSAVVAARARLALYQQNWAEAEALTSQIIDSENYTLVDDYSDIVLSDFTDEAILEVGYTVNDDPGTDANYGLNDLFRGRREIIPSNQTVVALNNDEAGDRFSNISFDLSELGGVDNGWSVAKYGTADEDNNNIIIFRLGEMYLIRAEARAQQNKLFGSGSALEDVNVLRNRANGAPAVANSREQILQVIERERLYELAYEGHRWYDLVRTGRAKVVMTAFNTNWQDKFELWPIPLREIQYNPALQGAQNPGY; encoded by the coding sequence ATGAAAAAAGCAACATTGATCATATTGTTCCTGGTTACAGGCTTTGGCTGTACCAATTTTCTTGATCCTGAGCCCGTCGCTCTTTTGATAGACGACCTGGCGCTCAATGAGGCCAAAGATGTACCTTCTGTCGAAATTGGGCTTTACGGTGCCTTCAGAGGCATTGCAGCGCCGAAGGTTATTGCCGGCGATATGACTGCCGACATGCTGATTCATATTGGCACATTCAATCAGTACCGGGAGTTCTCCAATAAGCAGATTACGTCAACCAATGCTTCAGCCGCTGCGCTGTGGGGAAGCATCTACCGCACCATCTATGTCGCCAATTTCATCCTCGAAAAACTGCCGGGAGTGCCGGGTGTAACTGAAGCCGAGCGAAACGAAGTCACAGCCACCGCACGTTTCCTGAGAGGCTACGCCTATTTCGTTGGGGTGTATACTTTTGGCGCAATGCCCATCACCACTACCTCAGACCTTGAATCAAACAGAAATGTGCCCAGGTCAAGCGTTGAAGATTTGCTCGCATTTATTGAAGCGGACTATGCGGCTGCCTCCGGCGACGCTCTTCCGGAAAGCCCGGTAAATGCAGGCTTTGTTAGCCAAAGTGCCGTGGTAGCAGCGAGAGCCAGGCTTGCCCTTTATCAGCAAAACTGGGCCGAAGCTGAGGCGCTGACTTCTCAAATCATCGATAGCGAGAACTACACGCTTGTTGACGACTACAGCGACATTGTGCTCAGCGACTTTACCGACGAGGCAATACTTGAAGTTGGCTACACGGTGAACGACGACCCCGGCACAGATGCCAACTATGGGCTTAACGACCTCTTCAGAGGAAGGAGAGAAATCATTCCAAGCAATCAAACGGTGGTTGCACTGAACAATGATGAGGCCGGCGACCGGTTCAGTAATATTTCATTTGATCTTTCCGAACTGGGCGGCGTTGACAATGGCTGGTCTGTCGCCAAATACGGCACAGCCGATGAAGATAATAACAACATCATCATATTCCGCCTGGGTGAAATGTATCTGATAAGGGCCGAAGCAAGGGCACAGCAAAACAAGCTTTTCGGAAGCGGTAGTGCGCTTGAAGATGTTAACGTACTGAGAAACCGGGCCAATGGCGCTCCGGCTGTAGCCAATTCAAGAGAGCAGATACTTCAGGTAATTGAGAGAGAAAGACTGTACGAGCTGGCCTACGAAGGCCACCGCTGGTACGATCTGGTAAGAACAGGAAGGGCAAAAGTGGTGATGACAGCCTTCAACACCAACTGGCAGGACAAGTTTGAGTTGTGGCCTATTCCACTAAGAGAAATTCAGTATAACCCAGCGCTTCAGGGCGCACAAAACCCAGGCTACTGA
- a CDS encoding M43 family zinc metalloprotease — translation MRFSISIVACIALLLTGFSDNVYQVQQETEPNPPMRTCETMEQDSLNQLKYADMRNRLDFETRIQQKTKEIELQQASGRGFAGIITLPVVVHVVHNGEQIGQGRNISAAQVASQLEVLNEDFRRATGTNGFNNNPVGADIEIEFCLASLGPNGVELSEAGIHRYNGNKAAWTRTDIEGFLKPNTIWNPNDYLNIWTVDFEGESELLLGYAQFPSESALTGLPTSGGSASTDGVVVRYSSFGSSEKGSFSVMSPPYNKGRTLTHEVGHWLGLRHIWGDGPCGSDDFVTDTPEAAEPTRGCPAGKTSCGSVDMVQNYMDYSDDACMNIFTKGQKSRILAVMELSPRRKSLINSQVCGELVAAAPVPDFTADKQLSLRDGSIRFTDLSSNFPTKWSWIFEGGTPTLSSEKNPFIKYTAEGSYAVKLVVSNEYGIADTLTRENYIVVSSEGVCSSLDNFGTSTPTIQPLPTIYKDNPLSNPKGYLSGHNSIRTSAISEFFENKPGYENLSGVSIHFGKAVFADPEATARVVVWNARGPQSSPGAILEQREILIREIADDIAANKPTSIVFGRRVPLFGVGFHVGIELDYGGGDTLALISSRDSEVAIPTAWEKDSDGNWSPFSTSWGLTMSHQMVPKVGMDASVQLKTNKLIVNPGEPVTLSATGASIFQWESTEGSLTTTLGPTVIGKPTKTATYKVLASGGDLCVSEAEITIYVRDVTSVPQPETTELTIYPNPAVDGAVTLAFSNAHIGQVSATVYNVLGQKLFSRQWMKSGTAFQEKLELPGMRGAVIMEIRAGTELHRKKLIVR, via the coding sequence ATGAGGTTTTCAATATCTATCGTCGCTTGCATAGCCTTGTTGCTCACCGGGTTTTCCGACAATGTGTACCAGGTTCAGCAAGAAACTGAGCCCAACCCTCCCATGCGGACCTGCGAAACGATGGAGCAAGACAGCCTGAATCAGCTGAAATATGCTGACATGCGCAACAGGCTTGATTTTGAAACGAGGATTCAGCAGAAGACGAAAGAAATAGAGTTGCAACAAGCCAGCGGCAGGGGCTTTGCAGGTATTATTACACTTCCCGTTGTGGTGCATGTCGTCCACAATGGAGAGCAAATCGGTCAGGGTCGCAACATTAGTGCAGCGCAAGTGGCCTCTCAACTTGAGGTACTGAACGAAGATTTCAGAAGGGCGACCGGCACCAATGGTTTCAATAATAATCCGGTAGGTGCCGATATCGAAATTGAATTTTGCCTGGCATCGCTTGGCCCCAACGGCGTTGAGCTGTCAGAAGCGGGTATTCACAGATACAATGGCAATAAAGCCGCCTGGACTCGCACCGACATCGAGGGTTTCCTCAAGCCGAATACCATCTGGAATCCCAACGACTATCTCAATATTTGGACGGTTGACTTTGAAGGGGAAAGTGAGCTATTACTGGGATATGCGCAGTTCCCAAGCGAATCAGCACTTACAGGCCTTCCAACAAGCGGCGGATCAGCTTCCACTGACGGTGTGGTGGTGAGGTATTCCAGCTTTGGGTCATCAGAAAAAGGCAGTTTTTCGGTGATGTCGCCTCCCTACAACAAAGGCCGGACATTGACACACGAAGTCGGTCACTGGTTAGGTCTGCGCCACATTTGGGGCGACGGGCCATGTGGTTCCGACGATTTTGTGACAGACACTCCCGAAGCTGCCGAACCTACCAGAGGGTGCCCGGCAGGCAAAACTTCTTGTGGTTCTGTGGATATGGTGCAAAACTATATGGACTATTCTGACGATGCCTGTATGAATATCTTTACCAAGGGGCAGAAATCGAGAATTCTTGCGGTGATGGAGCTTAGCCCACGGCGAAAGTCGCTGATAAACTCGCAGGTCTGTGGCGAGCTGGTAGCGGCAGCCCCCGTTCCTGACTTCACAGCAGACAAGCAGCTTTCGCTCCGTGACGGCAGCATTCGTTTTACAGACCTCTCCTCTAATTTCCCCACAAAGTGGTCGTGGATTTTTGAAGGAGGCACTCCTACTCTGTCAAGCGAGAAAAACCCTTTTATCAAATACACCGCCGAGGGTAGCTATGCCGTGAAACTAGTTGTATCCAACGAATATGGCATTGCCGACACTTTGACAAGAGAAAACTACATCGTCGTTTCCAGCGAAGGAGTTTGCAGTTCGCTCGACAATTTTGGAACATCAACACCAACCATCCAGCCCCTGCCAACGATTTATAAAGACAATCCACTGTCCAACCCGAAGGGTTACCTGTCGGGGCACAATAGTATCAGAACCTCGGCGATCTCGGAGTTTTTTGAGAACAAGCCTGGCTACGAAAACCTTAGCGGTGTGTCTATTCATTTTGGGAAAGCCGTCTTTGCCGATCCCGAAGCCACAGCACGTGTAGTAGTGTGGAATGCCAGGGGCCCGCAAAGCAGCCCCGGGGCCATTCTGGAACAGCGGGAAATCTTGATCAGGGAAATTGCTGATGACATTGCCGCCAACAAACCAACCAGTATTGTTTTTGGACGACGAGTACCCTTGTTCGGTGTTGGCTTCCATGTAGGCATTGAGCTAGATTATGGAGGAGGTGATACTTTGGCATTGATAAGCTCCAGAGACAGCGAGGTGGCTATACCAACGGCATGGGAAAAAGACAGTGATGGGAATTGGAGCCCGTTCAGTACTTCGTGGGGACTCACGATGAGCCACCAAATGGTGCCCAAAGTGGGGATGGACGCCTCGGTGCAGCTGAAAACAAATAAGTTGATTGTGAACCCAGGAGAGCCCGTTACCCTGAGCGCCACCGGCGCCTCCATATTTCAGTGGGAGTCTACAGAGGGCAGCCTGACTACAACGCTAGGTCCAACAGTAATAGGCAAGCCCACGAAGACGGCGACTTACAAAGTACTGGCCAGCGGTGGCGATCTCTGCGTTTCTGAAGCAGAAATCACGATCTACGTGCGTGACGTCACCTCCGTTCCACAACCGGAGACTACTGAACTGACGATTTACCCTAACCCTGCAGTGGATGGAGCCGTTACACTCGCATTCTCCAATGCACATATTGGACAGGTGAGTGCTACTGTATACAATGTGCTGGGTCAGAAACTTTTCTCTCGCCAATGGATGAAGTCAGGTACGGCATTTCAGGAAAAATTGGAACTGCCTGGGATGAGAGGTGCGGTAATTATGGAGATTAGGGCAGGAACCGAGCTTCACAGAAAGAAGCTGATTGTGAGGTAA
- a CDS encoding tetratricopeptide repeat protein translates to MQNRKQSEEIANKFYQSGLQLQRSGHFIESTSAFDSSVHYNPQVADVYFSQGSSYEAIDDFARALYAYEKAIDLQPVFEGALFRRAVCLYKLNLHEDCIAQLNSLIASNGSSEETKAIFYRYSPSGEVNITADNQLNAEYYLYRGLAFAALQQEQAGMRDLDSAVSISGGASDYLVNRGLALQKLGRESKAIADYEAALVKNPDNQTALINLFTLDAARARKYLKKNENIVTEIMVPELLAQMGFDAHNREQYDEAINYYSRALEIVPSDPDWLMNRAICYGKVGLLEKAEDELLRVVSLSGFSEKAYLHLANILFLEEKYEDAISFYNLYLAIDINYGTAYFNRGIALSKTGETDEACKDLMKAGRLGVKEAVKPIESICNN, encoded by the coding sequence GTGCAAAATAGAAAACAGTCAGAAGAAATTGCTAATAAATTCTACCAAAGTGGTCTGCAACTTCAACGAAGCGGTCATTTTATTGAATCAACGTCTGCTTTTGACTCTTCTGTCCACTACAATCCGCAAGTGGCCGATGTGTATTTTTCCCAGGGAAGCAGCTACGAAGCAATAGATGATTTTGCCAGGGCACTTTATGCTTACGAAAAAGCCATCGATCTTCAACCTGTTTTTGAAGGCGCCCTGTTTCGGAGGGCGGTTTGTCTCTACAAACTCAACCTTCACGAAGACTGCATTGCACAACTCAATAGTTTAATTGCAAGCAATGGTTCGTCCGAAGAAACAAAGGCAATCTTCTATCGCTACTCTCCTTCCGGCGAAGTAAACATCACCGCCGACAATCAACTCAACGCTGAGTACTATCTCTACAGAGGGCTGGCCTTCGCTGCTTTGCAACAAGAGCAGGCTGGCATGAGGGATCTTGACAGTGCCGTCAGCATATCCGGCGGGGCGTCCGACTACCTGGTCAATCGGGGATTGGCACTTCAGAAGCTGGGCAGGGAATCCAAGGCCATTGCTGACTATGAGGCTGCTTTGGTCAAGAACCCTGACAACCAAACCGCTCTGATCAACTTGTTTACACTCGACGCTGCCAGAGCCAGGAAATACCTGAAAAAAAACGAGAACATCGTCACTGAAATCATGGTGCCGGAGCTGCTGGCGCAAATGGGGTTTGACGCCCACAACAGAGAGCAATATGACGAAGCGATAAATTACTATTCCAGGGCCCTGGAGATCGTTCCTTCTGACCCCGACTGGTTGATGAACAGGGCTATTTGCTATGGGAAAGTGGGATTACTGGAAAAAGCTGAAGATGAGTTGTTACGGGTGGTGTCCTTGTCTGGGTTTTCCGAAAAAGCCTATTTACACCTGGCCAACATACTTTTTCTGGAAGAAAAGTATGAAGACGCTATTTCGTTCTACAACCTTTATCTGGCCATCGACATCAACTACGGCACTGCTTATTTCAATCGTGGTATTGCACTGAGCAAAACAGGCGAAACCGATGAGGCTTGCAAGGACTTGATGAAAGCTGGACGCTTGGGTGTGAAAGAAGCCGTGAAACCGATCGAATCAATTTGCAACAACTAA
- a CDS encoding type III pantothenate kinase, which translates to MELVVDIGNSDVVFGLFTQEEPRLVFRTPSQRDLPASEYEKRIRAWFLENALSYSDISGIIISSVVPNLTPVMEEVVERLFSVQPLLAGPAIYKGLSLKIKNPYEIGSDLVANATAAFTYHQSAAIVVDFGTALSFTVVSAKGEILGVNIAPGIKTAMKSLFQETAQLPIIPLEYPTTFIGRDTVQAIQAGILVGYVGLVKEVINKIKEQEPGESFKVIATGGLSLVLEPLKEVFDQTDPHLTLKGLHLMYQKQF; encoded by the coding sequence ATGGAACTGGTTGTAGACATAGGTAATTCAGATGTTGTTTTTGGTTTGTTTACACAGGAAGAGCCCCGGCTTGTTTTCAGAACCCCGTCACAACGTGACCTGCCTGCTTCCGAGTACGAAAAGAGAATCAGGGCCTGGTTTCTCGAAAACGCACTTAGCTATTCTGATATTAGTGGAATAATAATTAGCAGCGTAGTTCCCAACCTCACACCTGTGATGGAGGAAGTGGTGGAGAGGTTATTTTCTGTGCAACCGTTGCTTGCTGGTCCGGCCATTTACAAGGGCCTTAGCCTGAAAATAAAGAATCCCTATGAGATAGGTTCTGATCTGGTAGCCAATGCTACGGCCGCCTTTACCTATCACCAGTCGGCAGCTATTGTCGTCGACTTTGGCACCGCTTTGTCATTTACGGTTGTGTCAGCAAAAGGAGAAATACTGGGAGTAAACATCGCTCCGGGGATCAAGACTGCCATGAAGTCTCTTTTTCAGGAAACGGCACAGCTACCAATAATCCCCCTTGAGTACCCAACGACCTTCATCGGTCGGGACACGGTTCAGGCGATTCAGGCTGGCATCCTTGTGGGCTATGTGGGGTTGGTCAAAGAGGTGATCAATAAAATCAAAGAGCAGGAGCCTGGTGAATCATTTAAGGTGATTGCCACTGGTGGGCTATCACTTGTGCTGGAGCCGCTGAAGGAAGTTTTTGATCAGACTGATCCTCACCTCACATTAAAGGGACTGCACCTGATGTACCAAAAGCAATTTTGA
- a CDS encoding alcohol dehydrogenase catalytic domain-containing protein: protein MNEQREAGGRAWQMVKAGSMDRLLKVETTIAEPDDSSVLVAVKAIGLNFADIFAMLGIYSATPKGTFVPGLEFSGEILRVGKNVTKFKAGDRVMGVTRFGAYTTHIVQSPDYLSPIPKAWSFEEGAAYLVQALTAYYSLFSLGDIQKGYKILIHSAAGGVGILANRIAKKMDAYTVGTIGLPGKKDLLISEGYDEVLVRDESFETKLEATAKERPFNMVLECIGGKVLDMSYNAMAAQGRMIIYGSAHFAETGSKLNPIKLALKFLRRPKIDPLKLISDNKSVMGFNLIWLYEKKEILQYSLGELEKLEIGPPMVGHTFGFDEMKEAIALFKVEKQQARW, encoded by the coding sequence ATGAACGAACAACGAGAGGCTGGTGGAAGGGCCTGGCAAATGGTCAAAGCCGGAAGTATGGACAGGCTGCTAAAGGTGGAAACGACGATAGCCGAGCCGGATGATAGCAGTGTGTTGGTGGCCGTTAAGGCGATAGGCTTAAACTTTGCCGACATTTTTGCCATGCTGGGTATTTACAGCGCCACTCCTAAAGGGACTTTCGTACCCGGGCTGGAGTTTTCGGGCGAAATACTTCGAGTGGGTAAAAATGTGACCAAATTCAAAGCAGGCGACAGGGTGATGGGAGTGACTCGCTTCGGTGCTTACACAACGCATATTGTACAGTCCCCTGACTACCTCAGCCCAATTCCAAAAGCGTGGTCGTTCGAAGAAGGGGCTGCATATTTGGTGCAGGCTTTAACCGCCTACTACTCACTTTTTTCATTGGGCGATATTCAAAAAGGCTACAAAATTCTGATTCACAGTGCTGCCGGGGGCGTCGGCATACTGGCAAACCGCATCGCAAAAAAGATGGATGCGTACACCGTCGGAACGATTGGGTTACCTGGCAAGAAAGACCTTCTCATCAGCGAGGGTTACGATGAGGTGCTGGTGAGAGACGAATCATTTGAAACTAAACTGGAAGCGACGGCAAAAGAACGTCCGTTCAATATGGTGCTGGAATGCATAGGAGGGAAGGTGCTGGACATGAGCTACAATGCCATGGCCGCTCAGGGCAGAATGATTATCTACGGATCGGCGCATTTCGCCGAAACCGGTAGCAAGCTCAATCCAATAAAACTTGCTTTGAAGTTTTTGCGCCGACCAAAAATAGACCCGCTCAAGCTCATTAGCGACAACAAATCGGTGATGGGCTTTAATTTGATCTGGCTGTATGAGAAAAAGGAGATTTTGCAATATTCGCTTGGTGAGCTGGAGAAGCTGGAGATTGGGCCGCCCATGGTTGGTCATACCTTTGGTTTCGATGAAATGAAGGAAGCGATTGCCCTTTTCAAAGTGGAAAAACAACAGGCAAGGTGGTGA
- a CDS encoding YkgJ family cysteine cluster protein — translation MSIYKKVAAVERVFDGLQKEISAFQAQSSLKCLTGCGKCCTKSDLTATILEFLPLAYHLYKTDKAEEMLAKMNEESESTVCHLFNPLVVGAGSGFCGNYKYRGLICRLFGYAASRDKNGQKKLVTCQLIKADQPVPYQTTVGAISDGTMAVPMMSDYQSQLMGIDWELGSKFYPVNTAIRKAVEMVLFYYQFRGRRAS, via the coding sequence TTGTCAATATATAAGAAAGTTGCCGCTGTTGAAAGGGTTTTCGACGGCCTGCAAAAAGAGATTAGCGCCTTCCAGGCACAATCATCCTTAAAATGCCTTACCGGCTGCGGAAAGTGCTGTACCAAGTCTGATCTTACCGCCACAATTCTGGAGTTTCTCCCATTGGCCTATCACCTCTACAAAACCGACAAAGCCGAGGAGATGCTTGCTAAAATGAATGAAGAAAGCGAATCGACTGTTTGTCATTTGTTCAATCCATTGGTAGTTGGTGCTGGTTCAGGCTTTTGTGGCAACTATAAATACCGGGGCCTCATTTGCCGACTGTTTGGCTATGCGGCTTCCCGGGATAAAAATGGACAGAAGAAGCTTGTTACATGCCAATTGATCAAAGCTGATCAGCCAGTACCGTATCAAACAACGGTGGGAGCCATCAGTGACGGAACCATGGCTGTGCCAATGATGTCCGACTATCAGTCACAGCTGATGGGGATAGACTGGGAGCTGGGTAGCAAGTTTTATCCTGTCAACACGGCTATCAGAAAGGCTGTTGAAATGGTTTTATTTTACTACCAGTTTAGGGGGCGGAGAGCAAGCTAG
- a CDS encoding ankyrin repeat domain-containing protein, with product MPLDQIQNHISSGANEQLAVALKQSPEKARLTTSMGVSLVTFAAYYRNLEAIRTIRAYLDDVTIHEACCIGELETVKEQLHKAPEVLNSFSADGFTPLGLACFFGHVNLAAYLIETGADANIAANNDFRVAPIHSACAISSVPIVNLLIAAGANVNLSQQKGIRPIHSASHNGSLEIVRILIAAGADHKIADESGKTPTDYALEKNYDELVAYLKTLS from the coding sequence ATGCCGCTCGATCAAATTCAAAACCATATTTCCTCCGGAGCGAATGAACAATTAGCTGTTGCACTAAAACAAAGCCCGGAAAAAGCTCGCCTCACCACTTCCATGGGCGTGTCGTTGGTCACATTTGCTGCCTATTACAGAAACCTGGAAGCCATAAGAACAATACGGGCATATCTTGACGATGTCACTATTCACGAAGCCTGCTGCATTGGAGAATTAGAGACTGTGAAAGAGCAGCTTCATAAAGCACCAGAGGTGTTGAACTCCTTTTCCGCAGATGGATTTACGCCGCTTGGGCTTGCCTGTTTCTTTGGGCACGTAAATCTGGCCGCCTATCTGATAGAAACTGGCGCTGATGCGAACATTGCTGCCAACAACGACTTTCGGGTGGCACCCATTCACTCGGCCTGCGCCATTTCGAGTGTGCCCATTGTAAATCTGCTGATAGCCGCTGGTGCCAACGTGAACCTCTCCCAGCAAAAAGGCATTCGTCCCATTCATTCAGCCTCCCACAACGGAAGCCTGGAAATCGTCAGAATACTTATAGCTGCCGGAGCTGACCATAAAATTGCAGATGAAAGCGGGAAAACCCCAACCGATTATGCACTGGAGAAAAACTACGATGAGTTGGTAGCCTATCTTAAGACATTGAGTTAG
- a CDS encoding N-formylglutamate amidohydrolase — protein sequence MSKVKFILTCEHGGNEIPEEYEYLFNKTPEVLKTHRGLDIGALALFEQLKAIKADSSYFSTTSRLLVELNRSRNHKSLFSEYTKPLQKIVRRHILTKYYTPYRNTVYAQIYKWVSKGNRVVHISVHTFTPIFEGKERKVDIGLLFDPKKKPEKEFCGQWKSEMKSLSDMFAVKFNEPYLGKSDGFTTFLRKEFDSSSYTGIELEVNQKFYIAGGHQWPEDILKLILNSYKAMVKKVG from the coding sequence ATGAGTAAGGTAAAATTCATATTGACCTGCGAGCATGGCGGCAATGAAATTCCCGAGGAGTATGAGTACCTGTTCAACAAAACACCGGAGGTGCTGAAGACCCACAGAGGGCTTGATATTGGTGCTTTGGCATTATTCGAGCAGTTGAAAGCGATAAAGGCCGATAGTTCTTATTTCTCAACCACCTCACGGCTGCTTGTCGAGCTCAACCGGTCACGCAATCATAAGTCGTTATTTTCTGAATACACCAAACCGCTACAAAAAATAGTCAGGCGGCATATTTTGACCAAGTATTATACACCTTACCGAAACACCGTTTATGCTCAGATATACAAATGGGTAAGCAAGGGCAATAGGGTGGTGCATATTTCGGTGCACACCTTCACCCCAATATTTGAAGGGAAGGAAAGAAAGGTTGACATCGGGCTGCTTTTCGATCCGAAAAAGAAACCTGAGAAAGAGTTTTGTGGTCAATGGAAGAGTGAAATGAAATCACTCAGTGATATGTTTGCAGTGAAGTTTAACGAGCCCTACCTGGGCAAGTCCGATGGCTTTACCACCTTCTTAAGGAAGGAATTTGACAGCTCGTCCTACACTGGGATAGAATTGGAGGTCAATCAGAAGTTCTACATTGCCGGCGGTCATCAATGGCCTGAGGACATTCTGAAATTGATTTTAAATAGCTATAAGGCTATGGTAAAGAAGGTTGGGTAA
- a CDS encoding carboxylate-amine ligase: protein MAEQKRNLHLFDGFGVEMEYMIVSRKGLNVLPIADKLFKQVTGEFVADVYRGGIAWSNELVSHVIEIKTNGPTATLNGLDKPFHENIQEINRLLAPFDAMLLPGGAHPWMDPYKETVIWPHENNDIYELYNRIFDCRGHGWSNLQSTHINLPFQGDEEFARLHAAIRVLLPIIPALTASSPILDGKLSGFVDTRLETYRHNQEKVPSIAGKVVPEQLFTQAEYDKQIFQRIRGDINSYDTDGILDQYFLNSRGAIARFDRGAIEIRIIDIQECPAADIAVLQVIVALLKELVNETLCSFEEQKSWHEDDLAAIFLSVVKEGSNYTITNRQYLKLFGMEQKAATAAKCWEHLVNMADKDQSNAIVRAIIAQGNLSERMIKHLGQSFSHEALLGLYEELAGCLENNTMFLPSAKR from the coding sequence ATGGCGGAGCAGAAGCGAAACTTACACTTGTTCGACGGGTTTGGGGTGGAAATGGAGTATATGATCGTTTCCAGAAAGGGTCTCAATGTCCTGCCAATAGCTGACAAGCTTTTCAAGCAAGTGACTGGGGAGTTTGTTGCAGATGTGTATCGGGGGGGCATAGCCTGGTCTAACGAATTGGTGTCTCACGTAATCGAGATCAAGACCAATGGACCAACAGCCACACTCAACGGCCTCGACAAGCCATTTCACGAAAACATCCAGGAAATCAACAGGCTTTTGGCACCTTTCGATGCCATGCTGCTTCCCGGCGGTGCACATCCCTGGATGGATCCGTACAAGGAAACGGTTATCTGGCCACACGAGAACAACGATATCTACGAGCTTTACAACCGCATCTTCGACTGCCGTGGGCACGGATGGAGCAATTTGCAAAGCACCCATATCAACCTGCCTTTTCAGGGGGATGAGGAGTTTGCCAGGCTGCATGCCGCCATCAGGGTGTTGCTGCCCATCATTCCGGCATTAACTGCATCGTCGCCCATATTGGATGGTAAACTGAGCGGCTTCGTCGACACGAGGCTGGAGACCTACCGCCACAATCAGGAGAAGGTGCCGTCTATTGCTGGGAAAGTAGTGCCGGAACAATTGTTCACTCAAGCCGAATACGACAAGCAAATTTTTCAGCGAATCAGAGGAGATATCAACAGCTACGATACCGACGGCATTTTGGATCAATATTTCCTGAATTCAAGAGGGGCTATTGCGAGGTTCGACCGTGGTGCCATTGAAATCCGAATTATAGATATACAGGAATGCCCGGCAGCAGATATCGCTGTGCTGCAAGTCATTGTGGCCCTGCTAAAGGAACTCGTGAACGAAACGCTATGTAGCTTCGAAGAGCAAAAGAGCTGGCATGAAGACGATTTGGCTGCCATTTTTTTGAGTGTTGTGAAAGAGGGGAGCAACTATACCATCACCAATAGACAATACCTGAAGCTTTTTGGGATGGAGCAAAAGGCGGCTACTGCTGCCAAATGTTGGGAGCATTTAGTTAACATGGCCGACAAGGATCAATCGAATGCCATCGTAAGAGCTATCATAGCACAGGGAAACCTGTCGGAACGAATGATTAAGCACCTGGGACAGAGCTTTAGTCATGAAGCCTTACTTGGTCTTTACGAAGAGCTGGCAGGCTGTCTCGAAAACAACACAATGTTTTTGCCGTCGGCCAAAAGATGA